One Alnus glutinosa chromosome 3, dhAlnGlut1.1, whole genome shotgun sequence genomic region harbors:
- the LOC133864170 gene encoding L-type lectin-domain containing receptor kinase S.4-like: protein MAEKLISLWVFLLLIYLVKSNLDDARPLLDEFSGGFKAAGNDLSLDGVAAVENNGVLRLTDYNSTMKLGHAFYSHPIQFKNSSGEVISFSTSFAFVITPQPWREGGDGLAFAISPVKGCPGGKPGEFIGLFNASNNGNFSNHILAVEFDTYMNQEYNETDSNHVAVDINSIISNKSAPVVQFKGDDTNGVPLNLTSGRVIQAWIDYNSPTNQLDVRLATDSAKPSSILLSFTVNLSQVLNEFMYIGFSASIGLVTSSHYILGWSFNKNGDAKSLNLDRLPKPQLPSTATANKKSQTGLIVGVSVISGALAVILLAALTFYVVRRIKKADVVEDWELDIAPHRFPYEDLKKATRGFKEKELLGSGGYGKVYKGTLPNSDTQVAVKRIPQDSKQGLKAFISEVATIGRLRHRNLVQLLGWCRREADLLLVYEFMPNGSLDKHLFDEPRSILSWEQRFKIIKGVASGLLYLHEEWEKAVVHRDIKAGNVLLDSEFNARLSDFGLAKLYEHGSNPSTTRVVGTLGYMAPELTRTGKPTTSSDVYAFGALLLEVVCGRRPINSTASSEELIVLVGWVWENWAVGTVLDVVDPRMEGKFDEDEAVLLLKLGLICSNDDAEVRPTMRLVLRYLEGELALREEVAMPYQKKGAAGAGRGTVEILNYMQSFPTTWSSVFDVDGR from the coding sequence ATGGCTGAAAAACTCATCTCTCTCTGGGTTTTCCTTCTACTCATATATCTAGTAAAGTCTAATCTGGATGATGCTAGACCCTTGTTGGACGAGTTCAGCGGCGGGTTCAAGGCTGCAGGCAACGACTTGAGCTTAGACGGCGTTGCAGCGGTGGAGAACAATGGCGTACTTCGGTTAACAGACTACAACTCGACCATGAAACTCGGCCACGCGTTTTATTCACACCCAATCCAATTCAAGAACTCCAGCGGCGAAGTCATCTCCTTCTCCACCTCCTTCGCTTTCGTTATAACCCCCCAGCCTTGGAGAGAAGGCGGCGATGGCCTCGCTTTCGCAATCTCTCCCGTAAAAGGTTGTCCTGGGGGTAAACCAGGCGAATTTATTGGCCTGTTCAACGCCAGCAATAATGGGAACTTCTCCAACCACATATTAGCGGTCGAATTCGACACTTACATGAACCAAGAGTACAACGAAACCGACAGCAACCATGTTGCCGTCGACATCAATAGCATAATATCGAACAAATCTGCTCCGGTCGTGCAATTTAAGGGTGATGATACGAACGGGGTACCCCTTAATTTGACGAGTGGTCGGGTAATTCAAGCCTGGATTGATTATAATTCGCCAACAAATCAATTAGATGTCAGGCTTGCGACGGACTCTGCCAAACCCAGTTCTATACTTTTGTCCTTTACAGTGAACCTCTCACAAGTTCTTAATGAATTCATGTACATCGGGTTTTCTGCTTCCATTGGTTTAGTCACGAGCTCACATTATATCCTGGGTTGGAGCTTCAACAAGAATGGGGACGCTAAATCTCTCAATTTAGATCGACTTCCTAAGCCCCAGCTCCCCAGTACCGCCACTGCGAACAAAAAGAGTCAGACAGGCCTAATTGTTGGTGTCTCAGTAATTTCAGGTGCTTTGGCTGTGATTTTGCTCGCTGCTTTGACGTTTTACGTCGTCAGGAGGATCAAGAAGGCTGATGTGGTTGAGGACTGGGAGCTTGATATTGCTCCGCATAGATTTCCTTACGAGGACCTGAAGAAAGCAACAAGGGGTTTCAAAGAGAAAGAGCTACTTGGATCTGGCGGGTACGGTAAAGTTTACAAAGGAACTCTGCCAAACTCAGATACCCAAGTTGCTGTTAAGCGTATTCCTCAGGATTCAAAACAGGGTTTGAAAGCGTTCATATCGGAGGTTGCTACTATTGGCCGACTTCGTCATAGAAATTTGGTTCAATTATTGGGTTGGTGTCGTCGGGAAGCTGATCTACTACTTGTGTATGAATTCATGCCCAATGGAAGCTTGGACAAGCACCTCTTTGATGAGCCCAGATCAATCCTAAGCTGGGAACAAAGGTTCAAGATTATCAAAGGAGTGGCTTCAGGGCTTCTATACTTACACGAGGAGTGGGAAAAAGCAGTAGTTCATAGAGACATCAAGGCCGGAAATGTTTTATTGGATTCTGAGTTTAATGCAAGGCTGAGCGATTTTGGTCTTGCTAAGCTATACGAGCACGGCTCCAACCCAAGCACCACCAGGGTGGTGGGCACGCTTGGGTATATGGCACCTGAGCTCACGCGCACAGGCAAGCCTACGACCAGCTCGGATGTGTATGCCTTTGGCGCTTTGTTGCTGGAAGTGGTTTGCGGTAGAAGACCCATTAATTCTACAGCATCGTCTGAGGAGCTCATCGTGCTGGTGGGCTGGGTTTGGGAGAATTGGGCGGTAGGAACAGTGCTTGATGTTGTAGACCCAAGGATGGAGGGAAAGTTTGACGAGGACGAGGCTGTTTTGCTGCTGAAACTGGGCTTAATTTGTTCAAATGATGACGCCGAGGTACGCCCTACGATGAGGCTGGTGTTGAGGTACTTGGAGGGCGAGTTGGCGCTAAGGGAGGAGGTGGCGATGCCATATCAGAAAAAAGGTGCTGCTGGTGCTGGTCGTGGTACTGTTGAGATTCTGAATTATATGCAATCCTTTCCGACGACGTGGTCGTCGGTGTTTGACGTTGATGGTAGGTAG
- the LOC133864488 gene encoding L-type lectin-domain containing receptor kinase S.4-like: protein MEEKLISLWVFLLLLNPVKPDLATSLLDEFSGGFSAAGNNLSLDGIAAVENSGVLRLTDYPTTLAMGHAFYSHPIQFKNSSGEVMSFSTSFAFAIIPQPGKQGGDGLAFAISPVKGLPGGRRGSYLGLFNASNNGNFSNHILAVEFDTYMSDQYGETDGNHVAVDVNSIRSIKSVPAMQFKGNDTNGVPLNLSSGQVIQAWIDYNSPTNQLDVRLSTDSAKPSSILLSSEVNLSQILNQSMYIGFSGATGLASSSHYILGWSFNMNGEAKSLNLEQLPKLELPSTATGTKKNRTGLIVGVSVSGALAVILVIALAFYIVRRKKKADAVEDWEHDIGPHRFSYKELKKATRGFKEKELLGSGGFGRVYKGTLPNPDTHVAVKRISQHSKQGLQAFIAEVSTIGRLRHRSLVQLLGWCRRDADLLLVYEFMPNGSLDKHLFDEPQSIVSWEQRFKIIKGVASGLLYLHEGWEKTVVHRDIKAGNILLDSEFNARLSDFGLAKLYEHGSNPSTTRVVGTLGYMAPELTRTSKPTTSSDVYAFGALLLEVVCGRRPINPTASSEELIMLVDWVWGKWAVGAVLDVVDPRMEGKYDELEALLVLKLGLLCSNDEAEVRPTMRLVVRYLEGELELPEDVAMPNKKKGAAAAGRHTVEFQDYSESIPTTSSVYDVYGR, encoded by the coding sequence ATGGAAGAAAAACTCATCTCTCTCTGGGTTTTCCTTCTACTCCTAAATCCAGTAAAACCTGATCTAGCCACATCCTTGTTGGACGAGTTCAGCGGCGGGTTCAGTGCTGCAGGCAACAACTTGAGCTTAGACGGAATTGCAGCGGTTGAGAACAGTGGCGTACTTCGGCTGACAGACTACCCCACGACCTTGGCAATGGGCCACGCGTTTTATTCACACCCAATCCAATTCAAGAACTCCAGCGGCGAAGTCATGTCCTTCTCCACCTCCTTCGCTTTCGCTATAATTCCCCAGCCTGGGAAACAAGGTGGCGATGGCCTCGCTTTCGCAATCTCTCCCGTTAAAGGGCTTCCTGGGGGTAGGCGAGGCTCTTATCTTGGCCTGTTCAACGCCAGCAATAATGGGAACTTCTCCAACCACATATTGGCGGTCGAATTCGACACTTACATGAGCGACCAGTACGGTGAGACCGATGGCAACCATGTTGCTGTCGACGTCAATAGCATAAGATCGATCAAATCTGTTCCGGCAATGCAATTTAAGGGTAATGATACGAACGGGGTACCCCTTAATTTGAGCAGTGGTCAGGTAATTCAGGCCTGGATCGATTATAATTCGCCAACAAATCAGTTAGATGTCAGGCTTTCGACGGACTCTGCTAAACCCAGTTCTATACTTTTGTCCTCTGAAGTGAACCTCTCACAAATTCTTAATCAATCCATGTACATCGGGTTTTCTGGTGCTACTGGCTTAGCATCGAGCTCACATTATATCCTGGGTTGGAGCTTCAACATGAATGGAGAAGCTAAATCTCTCAATTTAGAGCAACTTCCTAAGCTCGAGCTCCCCAGTACTGCCACTGGGACAAAAAAGAACCGAACAGGCCTAATTGTTGGCGTCTCAGTTTCAGGTGCTTTGGCTGTCATTTTGGTGATTGCTTTGGCGTTTTACATCGTCAGGAGGAAAAAGAAGGCTGATGCGGTTGAGGACTGGGAGCATGATATTGGTCCGCATAGATTTTCTTACAAGGAGCTGAAGAAAGCAACAAGGGGTTTCAAAGAGAAAGAGCTACTTGGATCTGGTGGGTTCGGTCGAGTTTACAAAGGAACTCTGCCAAACCCAGACACCCATGTTGCTGTTAAGCGTATTTCCCAACATTCAAAACAGGGCTTGCAAGCGTTTATAGCGGAGGTATCTACTATTGGCCGTCTTCGTCATAGAAGTTTGGTTCAATTATTGGGTTGGTGTCGTCGGGATGCTGATCTACTGCTTGTGTATGAATTCATGCCTAATGGAAGCTTGGACAAGCACCTCTTTGATGAGCCCCAATCAATCGTGAGCTGGGAACAAAGGTTCAAGATCATCAAAGGAGTGGCTTCAGGGCTTCTATACTTACACGAGGGGTGGGAAAAAACTGTAGTTCACAGAGACATCAAGGCCGGAAATATTTTGTTGGATTCCGAGTTCAATGCAAGGCTGAGCGATTTTGGTCTTGCTAAGCTATACGAGCACGGCTCCAACCCAAGCACCACCAGGGTGGTGGGGACGCTGGGGTATATGGCACCTGAGCTGACGCGCACAAGCAAGCCGACGACCAGCTCGGATGTGTACGCCTTTGGCGCTTTGCTGCTGGAAGTGGTTTGCGGTAGAAGACCCATTAATCCTACAGCATCGTCTGAGGAGCTCATCATGCTGGTGGACTGGGTTTGGGGGAAGTGGGCGGTAGGAGCAGTACTTGATGTTGTAGATCCGAGGATGGAAGGGAAGTATGATGAGCTTGAGGCTCTTTTGGTGCTCAAACTGGGGTTGCTTTGTTCAAACGATGAAGCCGAGGTACGCCCCACGATGAGGTTGGTGGTGAGGTACTTGGAGGGCGAGCTGGAGCTGCCGGAGGACGTGGCGATgccaaataagaaaaaaggtGCTGCTGCTGCTGGTCGTCATACTGTTGAGTTTCAGGATTATTCGGAATCCATTCCGACTACATCATCTGTGTATGACGTTTATGGTAGGTAG